The following coding sequences are from one Thunnus maccoyii chromosome 17, fThuMac1.1, whole genome shotgun sequence window:
- the tmem200a gene encoding transmembrane protein 200A isoform X2 → MTAAAGVLTGLAKLKRQDSARSQHRSIPPTSPGLGNPTPEAAPRKRKRRADVVVVRGRLRLYSASGFFLLLGLVILAIGIGMATLGYWPHSETMSSAKTPTGGGSKTATPGGAKTSAVTEGGVGNSSTSHNVQGTPSKQTGGALTRFLEQHRHSERMKMLGPFTMGIGIFIFICANAILHENRDRETKIIHMRDMYSTVIDIHHLRQREQKQHLHRNSTYAREVGDHRAFGAENAAAVRMASNSLLSFSRAGGGGGSTEEEEVLLGDEEFHRHREQAKLDCSFAGLLAPLYKDRPFCGPGLGLARSDSVRHQWSVDGDGEKGGHHARSIVSSSISAFTLPVIKLNNCVIDEPEMEAITEEERGGERRDGERSQPLSSMESLAVPVASVAKASKPPGLHRSNSASSSSHCSSISSTSLSPAPSSTSGCWLSPGAARSDFGSNSSLHMLSSHSKSLDLERRPSMLSVHPEQRKHPSWPRLDRSNSSRSNSGNRGSSKGYMRLEDREEQGERLLDVSPSMTVRRDYSKREKLLMISRSHNNLSFEHDEFNSSALKRGSSETRF, encoded by the exons ATGACTGCAGCAGCAGGTGTACTAACAGGCTTGGCTAAGCTAAAACGCCAAGACTCTGCCCGCTCTCAGCACCGGTCCATACCACCTACATCGCCAGGCCTGGGAAACCCCACCCCAGAGGCTGCTCCCAG AAAGCGGAAGCGACGTGCTGATGTCGTCGTGGTGCGCGGCAGGCTCCGCCTCTACTCTGCCTCTGGGTTTTTCCTCCTCCTGGGACTGGTCATCCTGGCCATAGGGATTGGGATGGCAACACTGGGCTACTGGCCACACAGTGAAACCATGTCCTCAGCCAAAACACCGACCGGAGGAGGATCTAAGACAGCGACTCCAGGAGGAGCCAAAACATCTGCCGTCACAGAGGGGGGCGTGGGTAACTCTAGCACAAGTCATAATGTTCAAG GTACACCCTCCAAGCAGACTGGGGGCGCTCTGACGCGGTTCTTGGAACAGCATCGTCACTCCGAGAGGATGAAGATGCTCGGGCCCTTCACCATGGGCATTGGGATTTTTATCTTCATCTGTGCTAATGCCATTCTTCAtgagaacagagacagagaaactaAG ATAATCCATATGAGAGACATGTACTCCACAGTCATCGACATCCATCACCTCAGGCAGAGAGAACAAAAGCAACACCTTCACCGCAACAGCACTTATGCGAGAGAAGTTGGGGATCATCGAGCCTTCGGCGCCGAGAATGCCGCCGCGGTTCGGATGGCCAGcaactccctcctctccttctctcgggctggagggggaggagggtctacggaggaggaggaggtgctgttAGGGGACGAGGAGTTTCacagacacagggagcaggctAAGTTGGATTGTAGCTTTGCGGGACTGTTGGCGCCGCTCTACAAGGATCGGCCCTTCTGCGGCCCGGGGCTCGGGTTGGCTCGTTCGGATTCTGTACGCCACCAGTGGTCTGTGGATGGAGATGGGGAGAAGGGAGGACACCATGCTCGCTCCATTGTCTCCTCCTCTATCTCTGCGTTCACTCTCCCCGTTATAAAACTCAACAACTGCGTTATTGACGAACCGGAGATGGAGGCAATTAccgaggaggagagaggaggagagagaagagacggTGAGAGGTCGCAACCTCTGAGCTCCATGGAGTCCTTGGCGGTTCCTGTAGCATCTGTTGCCAAGGCCTCCAAACCGCCAGGCTTACACCGGAGTAACTCCGCCTCTTCTTCATCCCACTGCTCCTCTATCTCCTCTACCTCCCTCTCCCCAGCTCCCTCGTCTACCTCAGGCTGCTGGCTTTCCCCAGGAGCAGCGAGGAGTGACTTTGGCTCCAACTCCTCTCTACACATGCTCAGCAGCCACTCCAAATCTCTGGACCTGGAGCGTAGGCCGAGCATGCTCAGCGTGCATCCAGAGCAGCGGAAGCACCCCAGCTGGCCCCGCCTCGACCGTAGCAACAGCAGCCGGAGTAACAGTGGCAATCGGGGCAGCAGTAAAGGCTACATGAGGCTGGAGGACAGGGAGGAACAAGGGGAGAGGTTGTTGGATGTGTCACCGTCGATGACAGTGAGGCGTGACTACAGTAAACGAGAGAAGCTGCTAATGATATCAAGGTCACATAATAATCTGAGCTTTGAGCATGACGAGTTTAACAGCAGCGCGCTGAAAAGGGGCAGCTCAGAGACTCGATTCTGA
- the tmem200a gene encoding transmembrane protein 200A isoform X1, translating into MFNSLLLCICRLSMTAAAGVLTGLAKLKRQDSARSQHRSIPPTSPGLGNPTPEAAPRKRKRRADVVVVRGRLRLYSASGFFLLLGLVILAIGIGMATLGYWPHSETMSSAKTPTGGGSKTATPGGAKTSAVTEGGVGNSSTSHNVQGTPSKQTGGALTRFLEQHRHSERMKMLGPFTMGIGIFIFICANAILHENRDRETKIIHMRDMYSTVIDIHHLRQREQKQHLHRNSTYAREVGDHRAFGAENAAAVRMASNSLLSFSRAGGGGGSTEEEEVLLGDEEFHRHREQAKLDCSFAGLLAPLYKDRPFCGPGLGLARSDSVRHQWSVDGDGEKGGHHARSIVSSSISAFTLPVIKLNNCVIDEPEMEAITEEERGGERRDGERSQPLSSMESLAVPVASVAKASKPPGLHRSNSASSSSHCSSISSTSLSPAPSSTSGCWLSPGAARSDFGSNSSLHMLSSHSKSLDLERRPSMLSVHPEQRKHPSWPRLDRSNSSRSNSGNRGSSKGYMRLEDREEQGERLLDVSPSMTVRRDYSKREKLLMISRSHNNLSFEHDEFNSSALKRGSSETRF; encoded by the exons ATGTTTAACTCATTACTTCTGTGTATCTGTAGGTTAAGTATGACTGCAGCAGCAGGTGTACTAACAGGCTTGGCTAAGCTAAAACGCCAAGACTCTGCCCGCTCTCAGCACCGGTCCATACCACCTACATCGCCAGGCCTGGGAAACCCCACCCCAGAGGCTGCTCCCAG AAAGCGGAAGCGACGTGCTGATGTCGTCGTGGTGCGCGGCAGGCTCCGCCTCTACTCTGCCTCTGGGTTTTTCCTCCTCCTGGGACTGGTCATCCTGGCCATAGGGATTGGGATGGCAACACTGGGCTACTGGCCACACAGTGAAACCATGTCCTCAGCCAAAACACCGACCGGAGGAGGATCTAAGACAGCGACTCCAGGAGGAGCCAAAACATCTGCCGTCACAGAGGGGGGCGTGGGTAACTCTAGCACAAGTCATAATGTTCAAG GTACACCCTCCAAGCAGACTGGGGGCGCTCTGACGCGGTTCTTGGAACAGCATCGTCACTCCGAGAGGATGAAGATGCTCGGGCCCTTCACCATGGGCATTGGGATTTTTATCTTCATCTGTGCTAATGCCATTCTTCAtgagaacagagacagagaaactaAG ATAATCCATATGAGAGACATGTACTCCACAGTCATCGACATCCATCACCTCAGGCAGAGAGAACAAAAGCAACACCTTCACCGCAACAGCACTTATGCGAGAGAAGTTGGGGATCATCGAGCCTTCGGCGCCGAGAATGCCGCCGCGGTTCGGATGGCCAGcaactccctcctctccttctctcgggctggagggggaggagggtctacggaggaggaggaggtgctgttAGGGGACGAGGAGTTTCacagacacagggagcaggctAAGTTGGATTGTAGCTTTGCGGGACTGTTGGCGCCGCTCTACAAGGATCGGCCCTTCTGCGGCCCGGGGCTCGGGTTGGCTCGTTCGGATTCTGTACGCCACCAGTGGTCTGTGGATGGAGATGGGGAGAAGGGAGGACACCATGCTCGCTCCATTGTCTCCTCCTCTATCTCTGCGTTCACTCTCCCCGTTATAAAACTCAACAACTGCGTTATTGACGAACCGGAGATGGAGGCAATTAccgaggaggagagaggaggagagagaagagacggTGAGAGGTCGCAACCTCTGAGCTCCATGGAGTCCTTGGCGGTTCCTGTAGCATCTGTTGCCAAGGCCTCCAAACCGCCAGGCTTACACCGGAGTAACTCCGCCTCTTCTTCATCCCACTGCTCCTCTATCTCCTCTACCTCCCTCTCCCCAGCTCCCTCGTCTACCTCAGGCTGCTGGCTTTCCCCAGGAGCAGCGAGGAGTGACTTTGGCTCCAACTCCTCTCTACACATGCTCAGCAGCCACTCCAAATCTCTGGACCTGGAGCGTAGGCCGAGCATGCTCAGCGTGCATCCAGAGCAGCGGAAGCACCCCAGCTGGCCCCGCCTCGACCGTAGCAACAGCAGCCGGAGTAACAGTGGCAATCGGGGCAGCAGTAAAGGCTACATGAGGCTGGAGGACAGGGAGGAACAAGGGGAGAGGTTGTTGGATGTGTCACCGTCGATGACAGTGAGGCGTGACTACAGTAAACGAGAGAAGCTGCTAATGATATCAAGGTCACATAATAATCTGAGCTTTGAGCATGACGAGTTTAACAGCAGCGCGCTGAAAAGGGGCAGCTCAGAGACTCGATTCTGA